The following proteins are co-located in the Perognathus longimembris pacificus isolate PPM17 chromosome 25, ASM2315922v1, whole genome shotgun sequence genome:
- the LOC125341995 gene encoding short transmembrane mitochondrial protein 1, whose product MLQFLLGFTLGNVVGMYLAQNYDIPNLAKKIEEIKKDLEAKKKPPSS is encoded by the coding sequence ATGCTGCAGTTCCTGCTTGGATTTACTTTGGGCAACGTGGTTGGGATGTATCTGGCTCAGAACTATGATATACCAAACCTGGCTAAAAAAATTGAAGAGATCAAAAAGGACTTGGAAGCGAAGAAGAAGCCCCCCAGTTCCTGA